The following proteins come from a genomic window of Halomarina ordinaria:
- a CDS encoding DegT/DnrJ/EryC1/StrS family aminotransferase: MGRVPIAEPQIGREERERVAAVLESGMLADGPAVRAFEREFAAFCDAAHGVATSNGTTALHAALRALDVGEGSRVLTTPFSFVATANAARLVGARVGFVDIDPETYTIDPEALEACLRAGEEVTAVVAVHLYGLPAEMPRLLELAERYDFALVEDAAQAHGATVDGDPVGALGDVGCFSFYPTKNMTTGEGGMITTDRDDVAERAAAFVDHGRTSGYEHATVGHNFRMTSIAAAIGRVQLERLPGYTEARRRNAAVLTEALAGGPLDTPTVPAGRGHVFHQYTVRCDDRDALARFLDDRDIDARVYYPIPIHHQRPYRHVAASVPHADRAAETVLSLPVHPGVSTDTATRIAATVRAFVDAG; this comes from the coding sequence ATGGGGCGAGTACCCATCGCGGAGCCGCAAATCGGCCGCGAGGAACGCGAGCGCGTCGCCGCCGTCCTCGAGAGCGGGATGCTCGCCGACGGACCGGCTGTGCGGGCGTTCGAGCGGGAGTTCGCGGCGTTCTGTGACGCCGCCCACGGCGTCGCGACGTCCAACGGGACGACGGCGCTCCACGCGGCGCTCAGGGCGCTCGACGTCGGCGAGGGGAGCCGCGTGCTCACGACTCCGTTCAGTTTCGTCGCGACGGCCAACGCGGCGCGGCTCGTCGGGGCCCGCGTCGGGTTCGTCGACATCGACCCGGAGACGTACACCATCGACCCGGAGGCGCTGGAGGCGTGCCTCCGGGCCGGCGAGGAGGTGACGGCGGTCGTCGCGGTCCACCTCTACGGGTTGCCGGCGGAGATGCCCCGACTCCTGGAACTCGCGGAACGGTACGACTTCGCGCTGGTCGAGGACGCCGCACAGGCCCACGGCGCGACGGTCGACGGCGACCCGGTCGGCGCGCTCGGCGACGTGGGGTGCTTCTCGTTCTACCCGACGAAGAACATGACCACCGGTGAGGGCGGGATGATAACGACCGACCGCGACGACGTCGCCGAACGGGCCGCCGCGTTCGTCGACCACGGCCGAACGAGCGGCTACGAGCACGCGACGGTCGGGCACAACTTCCGGATGACGAGCATCGCCGCCGCCATCGGCCGCGTCCAGCTCGAACGGCTCCCCGGCTACACCGAGGCCCGACGACGCAACGCCGCCGTCCTCACGGAGGCGCTGGCGGGCGGACCCCTCGACACCCCCACGGTTCCGGCGGGGCGGGGCCACGTCTTTCACCAGTACACCGTCCGCTGCGACGACCGCGACGCCCTCGCCCGGTTCCTCGACGACCGGGACATCGACGCGCGGGTCTACTACCCCATCCCGATCCACCACCAGCGGCCCTATCGGCACGTGGCGGCGTCGGTCCCCCACGCCGACCGAGCCGCGGAGACGGTCCTCTCGCTCCCCGTCCACCCGGGCGTCTCGACGGACACGGCGACGAGAATCGCGGCGACCGTCCGCGCGTTCGTCGACGCCGGGTGA
- a CDS encoding DUF1616 domain-containing protein, which yields MSAGNSLVEYVRRATVGVPLDIAGGVGYALVCFGAVSVFGGAGSPVLLAAVLPLLLFVPGYMVVAALFPWRDGLADDGPSSDLPLGHRLFYSFTASLVVAPLFVNVLVYATGGLDRDVLNAGLLVLVVCTAGVAAWRNRDRRAPRRLPLVGRWRNREESSLAPGTRAETAATVFMGVCVVLAAASVPAMLQFAPDGGGHSEYYLGTRGAGGELVAEGYPSEITPADGERLLVAVENHGEEPRTYTVLTRLQEVRTDGDSTRVVDECSMDVTGVTVPAADQRVISQELDPCASGEGLRVAFLFYENERSADAPASEADERLHVWVDATRAP from the coding sequence ATGTCCGCGGGGAACAGTCTGGTCGAGTACGTACGACGGGCGACGGTCGGCGTTCCCCTCGACATCGCGGGTGGCGTCGGGTACGCGCTGGTCTGTTTCGGCGCCGTGAGCGTGTTCGGCGGGGCGGGATCACCGGTCCTCCTCGCGGCGGTCCTGCCGCTGTTGCTGTTCGTCCCGGGGTACATGGTGGTCGCCGCGCTCTTCCCCTGGCGGGACGGGTTGGCCGACGACGGCCCGTCGTCGGACCTCCCGCTTGGTCACCGGCTGTTCTACTCGTTCACGGCGAGTCTCGTCGTCGCCCCCCTGTTCGTCAACGTCCTCGTCTACGCGACCGGCGGCCTCGACCGGGACGTCCTCAACGCGGGCCTGCTGGTACTCGTCGTCTGTACGGCGGGCGTCGCGGCGTGGCGAAACCGGGACCGACGCGCCCCGCGTCGCCTCCCGCTCGTCGGCCGGTGGCGAAACCGGGAGGAGTCGTCGCTCGCGCCCGGAACCCGCGCCGAGACGGCGGCCACCGTGTTCATGGGCGTCTGTGTCGTCCTCGCGGCCGCCAGCGTCCCCGCCATGCTCCAGTTCGCCCCCGACGGTGGCGGGCACAGCGAGTACTACCTCGGGACGCGAGGGGCGGGCGGGGAACTCGTCGCCGAGGGCTATCCGAGCGAGATAACGCCCGCGGACGGCGAGCGCCTCCTCGTCGCCGTCGAGAACCACGGCGAGGAACCGCGGACGTACACCGTCCTCACGCGACTCCAGGAGGTCCGGACGGACGGCGACTCGACGAGGGTCGTCGACGAGTGTTCGATGGACGTGACGGGAGTGACGGTGCCCGCCGCCGACCAACGGGTTATCTCACAGGAACTCGACCCGTGTGCCTCGGGCGAGGGGCTCCGGGTGGCGTTCCTCTTCTACGAGAACGAGCGGTCGGCGGACGCGCCGGCTTCGGAGGCCGACGAGCGACTCCACGTCTGGGTGGACGCGACCCGGGCGCCGTGA
- a CDS encoding class I SAM-dependent methyltransferase gives MDDTDRLQTLVRKGYREPGKVPGYLLGRLFPGSRWGPGWVREDGYITFREDSLTGGSPSRPEFSARVYHEATQIERLLDGREYDRALEIGCGYGRLVGWVASHADEAAAIEPNAEALAAARRAYPEVDFEVALADDIPYPDDHFDLVVAWAVLGHIPPGTIERAAREIRRVLRDDGTLLLCERTSGDSASGVWVRSRGDYEALFDPFAVVAAEERAAEPSFEYARYMETMRLDAPRS, from the coding sequence ATGGACGACACCGACAGACTGCAAACGTTAGTGAGGAAGGGGTATCGAGAGCCGGGGAAGGTGCCGGGGTACCTCCTCGGACGGCTCTTCCCGGGGTCACGGTGGGGCCCGGGGTGGGTGCGCGAGGACGGCTACATCACGTTCCGGGAGGACTCGCTCACCGGTGGGTCACCCTCCCGTCCCGAGTTCAGCGCTCGCGTCTACCACGAGGCGACGCAGATAGAGCGACTGCTCGACGGCCGCGAGTACGACCGTGCGCTCGAAATCGGCTGCGGGTACGGCCGCCTCGTCGGTTGGGTCGCCAGTCACGCGGACGAGGCGGCCGCCATCGAACCGAACGCAGAGGCACTCGCCGCGGCCCGGCGGGCCTACCCGGAGGTCGACTTCGAGGTGGCGCTCGCCGACGACATCCCCTACCCCGACGACCACTTCGACCTCGTAGTGGCCTGGGCCGTCCTCGGCCACATCCCGCCGGGGACGATAGAGCGAGCAGCACGCGAGATACGCCGTGTCCTCCGAGACGACGGGACGCTGTTGCTCTGCGAGCGGACCTCCGGCGACTCGGCGTCGGGCGTCTGGGTGCGGTCGAGGGGGGACTACGAGGCGCTGTTCGACCCCTTTGCGGTGGTCGCCGCGGAGGAGCGCGCCGCCGAACCGTCCTTCGAGTACGCCCGGTACATGGAGACGATGCGTCTCGACGCGCCGCGCAGCTAA